One Cucumis sativus cultivar 9930 chromosome 1, Cucumber_9930_V3, whole genome shotgun sequence DNA segment encodes these proteins:
- the LOC101220032 gene encoding transport and Golgi organization 2 homolog produces MCIAAFVWQSHSLYSLILFQNRDEYHNRPTKPMSWWEDNEIAGGRDEVGGGTWLGCSRKGKVAFVTNVLEPHEIPDAKSRGHLPLLFLQSTKSPKEFAEEIKAEAYQYNGFNLIVADISTKTMIYISNRTKGDHILIQEVPPGLHVLSNAELDTAWHKVQRLRLKFNEQLCIYAEGEIPEKEMVERLMRDHVKADESKLPRISSPDWEYNTSSVFVQFQTPLGCFGTRSTSVLTITKTGMVHFYETYLETGTWKEKALSYFIE; encoded by the exons ATGTGTATTGCAGCATTTGTTTGGCAGTCTCATTCACTATACTCTCTCATTCTCTTCCAGAACAGAGATGAATATCACAACAg GCCTACGAAACCAATGTCATGGTGGGAGGACAATGAGATAGCAGGAGGGAGAGACGAGGTTGGGGGCGGAACTTGGTTAGGTTGTTCAAGGAAAGGCAAGGTTGCATTTGTTACTAATGTGTTGGAACCTCATGAAATCCCTGACGCTAAAAGCCGTGGACACcttcctcttctctttctGCAG AGCACAAAGAGTCCAAAGGAATTTGCAGAGGAGATAAAGGCAGAAGCGTATCAATATAATGGATTTAACCTAATAGTAGCTGACATAAGTACTAAAACCATGATTTATATCTCCAACAGAACAAAAGGGGATCATATTCTCATTCAGGAGGTACCTCCTGGTTTACATGTGTTATCTAATGCAGAACTTGATACCGCTTGGCATAAG GTGCAGCGCTTGAGGCTAAAATTTAATGAACAGCTTTGTATATATGCTGAAGGTGAAATACCTGAGAAAGAGATGGTTGAGAGATTAATGAGGGATCATGTTAAAGCTGATGAAAGCAAACTTCCTCGTATATCCTCCCCTGACTGGGAGTACAATACAAGCTCTGTCTTTGTCCAATTTCAGACACCTCTG GGATGTTTTGGTACCAGAAGCACATCTGTATTGACTATAACTAAAACAGGAATGGTACACTTTTATGAGACTTACCTAGAAACAGGTACTTGGAAGGAAAAAGCATTGAGTTACTTCATTGAATAG